One genomic window of Streptomyces sp. WP-1 includes the following:
- a CDS encoding DUF6234 family protein, which yields MDLPVAPPAFDATTGPKQRGRADLGADIGAGCGLVFLELIALAVIFGLWFLSGVNLDPGRIVRTDSLWNYLAAAGGVGVLAVVAAGIGACAGAAVTVVTQAVMAALVCVIVFSGAAAQSHHDQLCRDIPAATGCKGGDWTAAARVTAARADSGPSRARRTMPRPGPRSSAGNRWRRP from the coding sequence ATGGACTTACCCGTCGCCCCGCCGGCCTTCGACGCGACCACCGGCCCGAAGCAGCGCGGCCGTGCCGACCTGGGCGCTGATATCGGAGCCGGGTGCGGTCTGGTGTTCCTGGAGCTGATCGCCTTAGCGGTGATCTTCGGCCTGTGGTTCCTGTCCGGGGTCAACCTCGACCCGGGCAGAATCGTCAGGACCGACTCGTTGTGGAACTACCTGGCCGCCGCCGGAGGGGTCGGAGTCCTCGCCGTCGTGGCGGCCGGGATCGGCGCGTGTGCCGGGGCCGCCGTGACGGTGGTCACCCAGGCCGTGATGGCCGCTCTGGTCTGCGTCATCGTCTTCAGTGGTGCTGCGGCGCAGTCGCACCACGACCAGCTGTGCCGTGACATACCGGCAGCCACCGGGTGCAAGGGCGGCGACTGGACGGCCGCGGCCCGGGTCACCGCCGCTCGGGCGGATTCGGGTCCCAGCCGAGCGCGAAGGACCATGCCACGCCCGGGCCCGCGGTCAAGCGCAGGGAACCGGTGGCGTCGCCCCTGA
- a CDS encoding Bro-N domain-containing protein: MYERNEVPSEQPAGRKQDAIDINDFVFAATGARLRRLTTPDGEHWFPAADVAGNLGYANTRQALLWHVAPHCTQSLEDLARGVYPVDALSKIAGHGLKKSMRMVNLRGLIALVNGCTKTECAPFKEWVAEVIEAIQRNGSYSLDPAPVQPAPDGGTAYLLPQQVADAIVRLEERNLRADEALAVAQSERIEETRRTNDLLGRIADSLDLIADRFRPAAVAPPEAMTPQRLLATWRARNLVVTDDVHAVAAYLAPALVRGPVHCRMEDIAERTGLTVARAHDGLRMLIKRGCVRQTGVAAGGTPVYALP, from the coding sequence ATGTACGAGCGGAACGAGGTCCCGTCGGAGCAGCCGGCGGGGCGGAAGCAGGACGCGATCGACATCAACGACTTCGTGTTCGCGGCCACCGGGGCGCGGTTGCGGAGGCTGACCACACCGGATGGGGAACACTGGTTCCCGGCGGCGGACGTGGCGGGCAATCTCGGATATGCAAACACCCGGCAAGCCCTGCTGTGGCATGTTGCACCGCACTGCACACAGTCCCTCGAAGATCTTGCACGAGGCGTCTATCCAGTAGACGCCTTGAGCAAGATTGCAGGTCACGGACTCAAGAAGTCCATGCGGATGGTGAATCTCCGTGGTCTGATCGCTCTCGTCAACGGCTGTACCAAGACCGAGTGCGCGCCCTTCAAGGAGTGGGTCGCAGAGGTCATCGAAGCCATCCAGCGAAACGGCTCCTACAGCCTCGACCCCGCCCCCGTACAACCCGCTCCCGACGGCGGCACCGCCTACCTCCTGCCCCAGCAGGTCGCCGATGCGATCGTCCGCCTGGAGGAGCGCAACCTGCGCGCGGACGAGGCGCTGGCGGTCGCGCAGTCCGAGCGGATCGAGGAGACGCGCCGCACCAACGACCTGCTCGGGCGGATCGCCGACTCCCTCGATCTCATCGCCGACCGGTTTCGGCCGGCCGCCGTCGCACCGCCGGAGGCGATGACGCCCCAGCGGCTCCTGGCCACCTGGCGGGCGAGGAATCTCGTCGTCACCGACGATGTGCACGCCGTGGCGGCCTATCTCGCCCCCGCGCTGGTGCGCGGGCCCGTGCACTGCCGGATGGAGGACATCGCGGAACGCACGGGACTCACGGTCGCCCGGGCACACGACGGTCTGCGCATGCTGATCAAGCGCGGGTGTGTCCGGCAGACGGGTGTGGCCGCCGGCGGGACGCCGGTGTACGCGCTGCCGTGA
- a CDS encoding DUF2797 domain-containing protein: MAQMWRCSGLRWSGDGLVLGWEGGRDSVLAWGKRVGFAVPEGGGRVCVGARGHACPVRAAVPGRGTGARCEECARLDRAHSVAADTIADDPRPYRVYLAWFGPGLVKVGITAVERGPARLLEQGAVCFSWLGTGPLMAARRTEEMLRAALGVPDRIAYAEKRAVRARLPGTEEERAAEVRALHRRAVALDRWPESLRAEPCEVVDHVRAFGIDGVPAAFGEVTGLVPGGAVGGELVAAAGPDLHLAVRGRGVVVLDTRLIRGWGLVPSTREGDELTLPVREFPQEQDGLF; the protein is encoded by the coding sequence ATGGCACAGATGTGGAGATGTTCCGGGCTTCGCTGGTCCGGTGATGGGCTCGTGCTCGGTTGGGAGGGCGGGCGGGACAGTGTGCTCGCGTGGGGGAAGCGGGTCGGGTTCGCCGTGCCGGAAGGGGGCGGGCGGGTCTGTGTGGGGGCGCGGGGCCACGCGTGCCCGGTGCGGGCGGCCGTGCCGGGGCGCGGCACCGGAGCCCGGTGCGAGGAGTGCGCGCGGCTCGACCGGGCGCACTCCGTGGCCGCCGACACGATCGCCGACGACCCCCGGCCGTACCGGGTGTATCTCGCCTGGTTCGGCCCCGGCCTGGTCAAGGTCGGGATCACGGCCGTCGAGCGGGGGCCGGCGCGGCTGCTGGAGCAGGGCGCGGTCTGTTTCAGCTGGCTCGGCACCGGGCCCCTGATGGCGGCCCGGCGCACCGAGGAGATGCTGCGGGCCGCGCTCGGCGTGCCGGACCGGATCGCGTACGCCGAGAAGCGGGCGGTGCGGGCGCGGCTGCCGGGGACGGAGGAGGAGCGGGCGGCCGAGGTGCGCGCGCTGCACCGGCGGGCCGTCGCGCTCGACCGGTGGCCGGAGTCCCTGCGGGCCGAGCCCTGCGAGGTGGTCGATCATGTGCGGGCCTTCGGGATCGACGGCGTACCCGCCGCCTTCGGCGAGGTGACCGGGCTCGTCCCCGGCGGTGCCGTCGGCGGGGAACTGGTCGCGGCCGCCGGACCCGATCTCCATCTGGCGGTGCGCGGCCGCGGGGTCGTCGTGCTCGACACCCGGCTGATACGGGGGTGGGGGCTCGTGCCCTCGACCCGGGAGGGCGATGAACTCACCCTGCCCGTCCGTGAGTTCCCCCAGGAGCAGGACGGGCTGTTCTGA
- a CDS encoding response regulator transcription factor, with protein MTTTSPQGRTELLRPDGSPVRVLVVDDETSITELLSMALRYEGWQIRSATDGQGALQTAREFRPDAVVLDMMLPDMDGLAVLGRLRRELPDVPVLFLTAKDAVEDRIAGLTAGGDDYVTKPFSLEEVVARLRGLIRRAGATDRRSESVLVVGDLTLDEDSHEVTRGSDSIHLTATEFELLRFLMRNPRRVLSKAQILDRVWSYDFGGQANVVELYISYLRRKIDAGREPMIHTRRGAGYLIKPAV; from the coding sequence ATGACCACGACCTCGCCCCAGGGGCGTACCGAACTGCTGAGGCCGGACGGGAGCCCCGTCCGCGTGCTGGTGGTCGACGACGAGACGTCGATCACCGAACTGCTGAGCATGGCCCTTCGCTACGAGGGCTGGCAGATCAGAAGCGCGACGGACGGTCAGGGGGCCCTCCAGACGGCCCGCGAGTTCCGCCCCGACGCCGTCGTCCTCGACATGATGCTGCCGGACATGGACGGGCTGGCCGTCCTCGGCCGGCTGCGCCGTGAACTGCCGGACGTGCCAGTGCTGTTCCTGACCGCCAAGGACGCGGTGGAGGACCGGATCGCCGGGCTCACCGCCGGCGGCGACGACTATGTGACCAAGCCGTTCAGCCTGGAGGAGGTCGTCGCCCGGCTGCGCGGGCTGATCCGCAGGGCCGGGGCGACCGACCGGCGCTCCGAGTCGGTGCTCGTCGTCGGCGACCTCACCCTGGACGAGGACAGCCACGAGGTGACGCGGGGCAGTGACTCCATCCACCTCACCGCCACCGAGTTCGAGCTGCTGCGCTTCCTCATGCGCAATCCGCGGCGCGTGCTCAGCAAGGCGCAGATCCTGGACCGCGTCTGGTCGTACGACTTCGGCGGCCAGGCCAACGTGGTCGAGCTGTACATCTCGTACCTGCGCCGGAAGATCGACGCCGGACGGGAGCCGATGATCCACACCCGGCGCGGCGCCGGTTATCTGATCAAGCCCGCCGTGTGA
- a CDS encoding HAMP domain-containing sensor histidine kinase — protein MRTRLVVASVVLIAVVCAVIGTVTTLALRSHLYTQLDGRLDEVGKRASGAFAPPGQGKGPGVPGGGHAPTGIELGQFVALGPQPQYTVVAVVSDGTATEGKVGRKSKSAPYMSAHDLDGAQLTALGGVPEDRRAHTLDLPGLGSYRAEYTTGPNGSFYVAIPTGDTDGIINTLILVEVCVTAAGLLAACLAGTVIVGVATRPLRRVAATATRVSELPLHTGEVNLSERVPDAECDPHTEVGQVGAALNRMLDHVHGALEARQQSETRVRQFVADASHELRTPLSSIRGYAELTRRGREQVGPDTRHALGRIESEAGRMTLLVEDLLLLARLDAGRPLEFGRTDLVPLVVDTVSDARAAGPDHNWRLALPDEPAPVRADSARLQQVLVNLLANAQRHTPPGTTVTARVRRQGPWVCVDVEDNGPGIPADLLPHVFERFARGDSARSRATGSTGLGLAIVQAVAAAHDGSVSVESAPGRTVFTLRLPALGTRSVTGPGGVNSPMEQATSDSQPYHSTTTSMRQGA, from the coding sequence CTGCGCACCCGTCTCGTCGTCGCCTCCGTCGTCCTGATCGCCGTCGTCTGCGCGGTGATCGGCACCGTGACCACCCTGGCCCTGCGCTCGCACCTGTACACCCAGCTGGACGGCCGGCTGGACGAGGTCGGCAAACGGGCCTCCGGTGCCTTCGCCCCGCCGGGGCAGGGCAAGGGCCCCGGCGTACCCGGCGGCGGACACGCCCCCACGGGCATCGAGCTGGGCCAGTTCGTCGCCCTGGGCCCGCAGCCGCAGTACACGGTCGTGGCCGTGGTGAGCGACGGCACCGCCACCGAGGGCAAGGTGGGCCGCAAGTCGAAGTCGGCGCCGTACATGAGCGCCCACGACCTCGACGGCGCCCAGCTCACGGCCCTCGGCGGCGTCCCCGAGGACCGCCGCGCGCACACCCTCGACCTCCCCGGCCTCGGCAGCTACCGCGCCGAGTACACCACCGGTCCCAACGGCTCCTTCTACGTGGCCATCCCGACCGGCGACACCGACGGCATCATCAACACCCTGATCCTCGTCGAGGTCTGTGTCACCGCCGCCGGGCTGCTCGCCGCCTGCCTCGCCGGGACCGTCATCGTCGGCGTGGCCACCCGCCCGCTGCGCAGGGTCGCCGCCACCGCCACCCGTGTCTCCGAACTCCCGCTGCACACCGGCGAGGTGAACCTCAGCGAGCGCGTCCCGGACGCCGAGTGCGATCCGCACACCGAGGTCGGACAGGTCGGCGCAGCGCTGAACCGGATGCTCGACCATGTGCACGGCGCCCTGGAGGCCAGACAGCAGAGCGAGACGCGGGTACGGCAGTTCGTCGCCGACGCCAGCCATGAACTGCGCACCCCCCTCTCCTCCATCCGCGGCTACGCCGAGCTGACCCGGCGCGGCCGTGAACAGGTCGGCCCCGACACCCGGCACGCCCTCGGGCGGATCGAGTCCGAGGCCGGGCGGATGACCCTGCTGGTGGAGGACCTGCTGCTGCTCGCCCGCCTGGACGCGGGCCGGCCGCTGGAGTTCGGGCGGACCGATCTGGTGCCGCTCGTCGTGGACACCGTCAGCGACGCCCGCGCGGCCGGCCCGGACCACAACTGGCGGCTCGCGCTGCCCGACGAACCCGCTCCGGTCCGCGCCGACTCCGCCCGGCTCCAGCAGGTCCTGGTCAACCTGCTGGCCAACGCCCAGCGCCACACCCCGCCCGGTACGACCGTCACCGCGCGGGTGCGCCGGCAGGGGCCCTGGGTCTGCGTGGACGTCGAGGACAACGGGCCGGGAATCCCCGCTGATTTGCTGCCGCACGTTTTCGAACGGTTCGCCCGCGGGGACTCGGCGCGGTCCCGGGCCACCGGCTCCACCGGGCTCGGGCTCGCCATCGTGCAGGCCGTCGCGGCGGCGCACGACGGCTCGGTGAGCGTGGAGAGCGCGCCCGGCAGGACCGTGTTCACCCTGCGCCTGCCCGCGCTCGGCACCCGGTCCGTCACCGGCCCCGGCGGCGTCAACTCACCTATGGAACAGGCCACTTCGGACTCACAGCCGTACCACAGCACCACCACATCGATGCGACAGGGCGCCTGA